The Triticum urartu cultivar G1812 chromosome 5, Tu2.1, whole genome shotgun sequence genome contains the following window.
GGGGGCTACCTTTTGTACCAAAGCCGAAAACTTTGGCTGGTCTTGGAGGGGTTTGAATGCAGGGCGGCAGCCCTGGCGGCAGGAGGCGCGACATTCGTAGGCGGAGTGTGCTCTCAGGTGCGAGCGGGCAGCCATGGCCACGTGGGTGGCTTGGTTGCGGGTGTTTAGCGGAGCTAGGGTGCGGCGGAGGTGTGAACGCTGGGTGCATCACTTGCCCAATCCGTGTACTGGCCGATGGTGGCAGCATCTATTGACGTCGTATCCTTTCCTGTAGGCTTCGTCGCGGCGTTCTGGCTCCTTTCGTCATGCTCCGGATGAAAAGTTGATCTACATGATCGGGCGGTGGCGGCTATCAGTGGTCGTACCCTTCTGGGAGACACCATTTTGGAGTCCTGGCTTCATCGTTGTCGGTCACACCTCTTCATTGTGGTTCATGGTGGAGGTCTCCATCGGCTCCAAACGGTCTTTTTCGCATATGTGTGGTTAGTTTGGTAGTCGGTGGGGTGGTGTGTTAGTGCATGACACCTTTGTATCTTGTCTTGCGTGTGTGTTGTGTGCGGTGGTGGCGTGTGTTTATATCGGTCTACACGGTTGTAATGCGGTGATGGTTGCTTTATATAATATAAAGCGGGGAACCCCTTTTTCGTCATAACCGATGGCAGACATTATAGTGCCGCAGATGTATTGCACACAAGCACTATATATGAGGAATTTCCCAACGTGTTCAACCAAACCAGCAAACTTACATTAAATTACTAGATAATTGTCTATTGTatcggagaaggggggaaagaaCCCTGAATTTTCGTTCGTTATGGGAAATATGACACATAATAACCAAAATAGCATACGGCATCATATCAGAGTGATGAAAAAAGATATTGTTGATTATTCATAACATTGAAATACATTCATGGCTTACAGACACACAGCGGCATGACATATTCTCCATTTATTTTATAGATATAAGGATGCTCGAGATATTCAGTCAAATCCTTGATTTATGCACTAATCCTCTGTGTAATCAACAAATGTCTGACTTAGTTGTGGTTGTTCTCCCAAAATTGAGCCTGGAGATAGTCTATTGTATTCTTTTCCACCTGAAATGCCTTGGCAAGAACATCATATGATATTGGTGGGTCCGACCCAAACACTGCATTGGCAATTGTGATAGCCCCAGGGTTCTGGCTGCTGAGCGCGGCAATTGCAATAGCGGGCTGGTGGGGGTTGGGGTTGAATTGGAAGTGGATGAGCCCCACGGGGAAGACAAACACATCACCTTTGTTGAGCATCTTGGAAAGGAACTTGTTTCTGTTGGGGGCGGGCTGGTTGGATGTGACAAAGCCAACATATAGTGTCCCCTCGAGCACCGTGAGGATCTCAGTGGCGCGAGGGTGCGTATGTGGTGGGTTCTGACCCAAGGGAGCATAGTCGATGCGCGCAATTGAGATGCCGAGGGTGTTGAGTCCAGCAATCTGCATGACGTTGATCAAAGTGACGTTGGATCCAACCTTGTTGGTCACCCTAGGCTTGTCGAGGTTGGCTGCCTTGAAGAAGTCGTCTGCGTTAACTTCCATCGGGTTCTTGCAAACAAACCCATTGACACGCACTGGGTGCAGAGAGGAGATGTAACATTTAAGGTTAGATCTTACAAAGTCGTTTTCTTGGATATAATTTTCAGAATCTGATTGCAACATACGTATCTAGTGATAACATGACAGGAAACCATGAAGTGCGTAGTACCTGGTGAATGCAGGTCGGCGACGCAAAAGTCCTGGAGTGGGCTAGGATCAGAGGCAGTGGCCTGCCATGAGACCAGTGCAAGAAGAGCAGCAAAGAGAAGGATGGAAGAGGATGATGCCATTTGAGTTTAGTTTCTTGGGCTCTTCTTTtctcttgtgttcctctttgtgTTTGTTGCCTGAGTGATGCTTTGAGCATGCAGGGGTTGTATGTGTTTATATAGGCGCAGTGAGGCGTGTGCGAACTCGGGAGCAATAGACATAGTCAGGTGGAACCGACCAACAGATTGAAATGGTCTCGGGCTGCTGATTAAACTATTTTGCATAAATGTTTTCCCTTCAAATGAAGCAATGCAGCGTATAC
Protein-coding sequences here:
- the LOC125506507 gene encoding germin-like protein 8-5 — protein: MASSSSILLFAALLALVSWQATASDPSPLQDFCVADLHSPVRVNGFVCKNPMEVNADDFFKAANLDKPRVTNKVGSNVTLINVMQIAGLNTLGISIARIDYAPLGQNPPHTHPRATEILTVLEGTLYVGFVTSNQPAPNRNKFLSKMLNKGDVFVFPVGLIHFQFNPNPHQPAIAIAALSSQNPGAITIANAVFGSDPPISYDVLAKAFQVEKNTIDYLQAQFWENNHN